AGGCGTGTAGGCGACTGCAGCAAGTAATCTGCTGTGCTCTGAGAAGACTAACTATTCAGGGGGGTTGGCCTCAGTGGCCAGCAACGTCAACAGTATTGCAATTTGCTGCAGGCCGGTATTGAGAAACTAGCCTTACTGAATGATTTCCCCCCTTTGTCAACTATAGTGGTTTGCCCAGGGGCAATGCTCGCCCTTCAATTTGCAGCTACTTTCGAGAGGCAGATTTATCTCGCCAGTCTTGTCTCCATGCATAATTCCAGCAATGCTATCTCCTCGAGAAAGCAATCTCCTCAAACCATGACTTGATGCTGCCAATACGGAAAAGTACTTGACAATGCAAATATTTTATGAAAAATTGGATCAAATTATTAATCACTAATTTAATCTAGTAGCTCGAGCTCGTAATTCGTTCTTTCTCCTCATTTTGATAACTTCGATCAGAATCCGCTGGCAGGTCTGGAGGAGTAATCTGGTATGAAAAAGGGTGACATCTCAAAAAATTTCGAAGCGTATCTGGCTATAAAAGAACTGGTGGCCGGTCACAAACTGTTTCCTGGCCAGAAGCTCATCTATCGTGATCTGGAAAAGGCGCTTGGGATGAGCAAAACGCCTATCATAAATGGCCTGATGAGATTGGAGCAGGAGGGCCTGGTAGTTTCGAAAAAAAATCGTGGGTTTTTTATGAGAGAGGTAAGCGCAGAGGAAGCAGAACAGATTTATGATTTGCGAGAGAAGCTGGAGGAAATATCAATAGGATATGCTATCAGGAATTACGATGACAAAGATCTGCAAGAGTTAGAAGGGAAACTTCAGCAATACAATGATTATGCGGCACCTATATATGATAGAAAGCGGCTAGAATTAGACACGGCATTTCATATGCAAATTGCTAGAATGGGAAAGAATACGTTTTTTATTGAAATGATAAGGCAATTCTATGAGAATATATATTTTACTTTGAATGTTGTCTACCTGACATCATACGTTGATAATTTCAAAAAGGAGCATAGTCTTATTTTTTCTGCAATAAAAAATAGAAATCTGCAAAAAGCAAAAAAAATATTGCGTAGTCATACTCGTGCAGCGCGAAAACTGCTTGTGGCAGCCTTGCAAAGTTGAAAAGATAGCATCTATCAAGAGTTTCTATATAAGCAAAGGCATTTTAAACCAAGAAGTTACACCATTGCTTTTACTGAAACCTTAAAAAAGGGGGGAATCATGGCTAGTTATTACAATGATTATCAGTGGAGTCGTATTGTTGAGACCATGAACAAGACAATAAGCCGCCGCGATTTTATTATCACCTCGGTGGCTGCCGGTATTATGACAATGGTACCCCGCTTTGTCAGCGCGCAGTCAGCAAAGCCCTATAAAATAGGCGTTTGCCTGCCTACGACTGGCTCTGGTGCCAATTACTCTGAACGGCCGATCAAAATGCTGCCGTTGATAGCCGCAGAAATAAACAGGCGCGGTGGTCTGCTTGGCAAACATCCTATTGAACTTTACTTTCGTGATACTCAAACCAAGCCCGATGTGGGCGCCCGGGAGGCCCGCTCATTGATCCTCAACGAGAAAGTCCAGACTATCATCGGCACCTGGAGCAGCGCTGTGGCAATGGCCATTCAGGAGATTATTCATGAGCACAAGGTTCTGCATCTGGCTGCCACCAGTAACAGCTCGAAGATTGTCAACGAGAACTATACTCCTTATAGCTTCATGTTCGGCCCCAACAGCCGTATGCAATCGGGCGCAACAGTGGTGGCAGTGACCAGAATGATCAGGACAAAGGGGTGGAAGACATACGTCACCCTGGGCCTCGATTATGAATGGGGTCGTGATGCCCAGAGAGTTTTCGTTGAGAATTTGAAAAAAGCTTCCCCGCAAACCAGGCTGATCAAAGAATTGTGGGCCAAGCTCGGTGAGACTGATTTCACTTCCTATATAACAGCGATCATGGCGCTCAAACCTGATTTCATGTTTGGAGCGATTGCAGGGAAGGATAACGAAACCTTCATCCAGCAGGCCAAAGCCGCCGGCCTGTTCAAACGGGTTGCCTACCCAGGCGTCTTTCTGCCGGTGACAGAACTCATGCAGCAGCGCAAGACACTGCCCCGCGGAATTATCGGGCTGAATCGCTGCCCATTCTTTGCCCACCTGGACAATCCCATGATGCAGAACTATGTGAAAATGTTTCAGAACAAGTTTGGCAAGGATGATTATCCTGATGACTTCGCTTGCATGTACTCTGATGCTCTCAACGGCCTGGATCAGACAGTCACCAGGGCCGGTACCATAGAGACAGAAGCTGTGAGAAAAGCACTTACTGGATCAACCGTGGACACCTGCCGCGGCAAGCTGAAATTTCGCGACTGCAATAACCAGCTAGATGCGCCGTCTTATGTTGGCGAGGTGGTTGACACCCCTGACTA
The window above is part of the Deltaproteobacteria bacterium genome. Proteins encoded here:
- a CDS encoding GntR family transcriptional regulator is translated as MKKGDISKNFEAYLAIKELVAGHKLFPGQKLIYRDLEKALGMSKTPIINGLMRLEQEGLVVSKKNRGFFMREVSAEEAEQIYDLREKLEEISIGYAIRNYDDKDLQELEGKLQQYNDYAAPIYDRKRLELDTAFHMQIARMGKNTFFIEMIRQFYENIYFTLNVVYLTSYVDNFKKEHSLIFSAIKNRNLQKAKKILRSHTRAARKLLVAALQS
- a CDS encoding ABC transporter substrate-binding protein; protein product: MASYYNDYQWSRIVETMNKTISRRDFIITSVAAGIMTMVPRFVSAQSAKPYKIGVCLPTTGSGANYSERPIKMLPLIAAEINRRGGLLGKHPIELYFRDTQTKPDVGAREARSLILNEKVQTIIGTWSSAVAMAIQEIIHEHKVLHLAATSNSSKIVNENYTPYSFMFGPNSRMQSGATVVAVTRMIRTKGWKTYVTLGLDYEWGRDAQRVFVENLKKASPQTRLIKELWAKLGETDFTSYITAIMALKPDFMFGAIAGKDNETFIQQAKAAGLFKRVAYPGVFLPVTELMQQRKTLPRGIIGLNRCPFFAHLDNPMMQNYVKMFQNKFGKDDYPDDFACMYSDALNGLDQTVTRAGTIETEAVRKALTGSTVDTCRGKLKFRDCNNQLDAPSYVGEVVDTPDYPFPIFDLKTMVVVQGHEVWIPTCEEVRKLQKKRT